The Homo sapiens chromosome 16, GRCh38.p14 Primary Assembly genome includes the window agaaaatgacttcTGCAGAGACTGAATCATCTTTATGTCCTCTATGGTAGTTGGCACTTAgtagatattaaataaaaaacaggctgggcaagatggctcatgcctgtaatcccagtaatttgggaggctgaagcaggtggatcacttgagctcaggagttcaagaccagcctgggcaacatggtaaaatcctatctctacaaaaactataaaaagtagcgggatgtggtggcatgtgcccatagacccagctacttggaaggctgaagtgggaggattgcttgagcccggggggtGGAAGTTGGACTGAGCCAAGgtccagctccagcctgggccacagagggagaccctgtctcaaaacaaacaaacaaacaaatctcttTAACTCCCAAAATGGAAAGTTCTCCAAGATATATgttaagtgattaaaaaaaaaaaaaaaagggccagcctggcatgctggctcatgcctgtaatcccagcactttgggaggccaaggaaggcagatcacctgacatcaggagttcgagactagcctgaccaacatggggaaaccccgtctctactaaaaatacaaaattagccaggtgcggtggcacatgcctgtaatcccagctactcgggaggctgaggaggagaatcgcttgaacccaggaggcggaggctgtggtgaaccgagatagcaccactgcactccagcctaggcaacaagagcgaaactccatctcaaaaaaaaaaaaaaaaaaggaaaccgcatctctactaacaatacaaaaattagctgggcaaggagCTAAGTGattatagtaccagctactcaagaggctgatgcaggagaatcactaaaccgcatctctactaaaaatacaaaacttagccaggcaagGAGCCCGGTgactatagtaccagctactcaagaggctgatgcaggagaaacacttgaacccgggaggcggagtttgcagtgagttgagattgcaccactgcattccaacctcggcaacagtgcgagaccctgtctcaaaagaaaaaaataatataaagtgaccaggtgtggtgactcacacctgttatcccaccactttgggtggaagcaggaggatcactggagcccaggagtttgaaaccagcctaggcaacatagtgagaccctgtctctatattaaacacacacacacatgcacacacacacacacacacacaaaggcagcCAGACTATGCACTAGGAACTGCCCTGGGAATCCCTTTGcattctcacaacaatcccatttcacagatgaagaaaccaaggcacagaaatattaagtaatgtgtccaggtgcggtggctcacgcctataatcccagtactttgggaggctgaggcaggcagatcacgaggtcaggagttcgagaccatcctggccaatatggtgaaaccctgtctctactaaaaatacaaaaattagctggatgtggtggcaggtgcctgtaattccagctactcaggaagctgaggcaggagaattgcttgaacccgggaggcggaggttgcagtgagccgagatcacaccactgcactccagcctgggtgacagagcaaaactccgtctgaaaaaaaaaaaaaaagaagaagaagaaatactaaGTAACTTGTCTGAGGCCACTTAGTTACCAAGACGtgggagctgggacttgaacccaggcagtctgcaGTCTGACTGGATTCATGCCTGCAGCCTCTGCACTCCTGCTACTTACTGTGTGAGAAGCGCCTGTTCTGTGGAAGGTTGTGGGCTGAGATCTTTCCATTAGTTCCACTCATTTACCCCCAAGGCTGTTCTTAAAGACAGGCATGAcagttatgcccattttacagatgcggCCCTGAGGCTCACAAGGGCACGCCACTCGCCCATTTCCACAAAGCTATAGCTCGTTAGCGGAGGGCAGAATTCGGCCGCCTCTCCCCTAGCTCGAAGGCTGTGATTGAcacagaggtttttttgttgttgttgctgttgtttgttcttttttctttttttttttttttttttttttttgagacggagtctcgctctgtcgcccaggctggagtgcagtggcgcgatctcggctcactgcaagctccgcctcccaggttcacgccattctcctgcctcagcctcccgagtagctgggactacaggcgcccgccaccacgcccggctaattttttgtatttttagtagagacggggtttcaccgtgttagccaggatggtctcgatctcctgacctcgtgatccgcccgcctcggcctcccaaagtgctgggattacaggcgtgagccaccgcgcccggccctttttttttttttgagacagggtcttgctctgtcatcccggctggagtgcagtggtgcgatctcagctcactgcaaactctgcctccaagatgcaaatgattctcgtgcctcagcctcccaagtagctggaattacaggtgtgcactaccacgcccagctgttttttgtagagatggggttagtAGAGATttgtttaatagagatggggtttcaccatggtctctactaaaccctgtctctactaaaaatacaaaaattacccagacgtggtggcacatgcctgtagtcccagctactcaagaggctgaggcaggagaatcacttgaacctgggaggtggaggttgcagtgacccaaaatcatgcactctagcctggggtctcgcttttgcccaggttagagtgcagtggcacaatcacagtggctcactgcagcctcaaactcctgggctgaagggaatcctcccacctcagcctcccaagtagttaggactataggcatgtgccatcctggcgagttaattttttgtgtgtttttattctctcgagacagagtcttgctctgttgctcaggctggactgcaatggcgtgatcttggctcaccgcaacctccacctccggggttcaagcaattctcctacctcagcctcccgagtagctgggattacaggtgcgtgccaccatgcctggctaattttgtatgtttagtagagacagggtttcgccgtgttggtcaggctgctctcgaactcctgacctcgtgatccacctgcctcggcctctcaaagtgttgggattacaggcatgagccactgagcctggcctggtgagctaatttttaaatttgttatagagacaagagagacaagagtctctcttatgttgcccaggctggtctcgaccccctggcctcaagtgatcctcccacctcagcctcccaaagtgctgggattacagatgggtgtcaccgcacctggcctctgaggAGGATTTCATTATAAACCTGCCCTGAAGGGAGGGAATCCAATTTTACGAGAGGGTGTAGCCTGGTGAGGCCTGGATGACCTCCGGAGGCAGGGGCTTGTGCCTGGGCTGAGGCCTAAGGGACAATGGGCAGACATGAAGTTGCCCCAGGCAGAGGGTACAGTGTGGGCAAAGTCAGGAAGTGGCAGGGCTTGGATCActccaggaagagagaggagtcaTGTGTCACAGGAGCTCGAGACCCAGAGagtgaggcaggcaggcagggaccaAGCTTGGGCACAGCCAGGAAGGCAGGACAGGGCATGGTGGGGCCAATGGAATCATTACCCAAGACGGGCATTTTCAGGGAAACAGCTTAGATAAGGCCAGGCGTACagtagctcccacctgtaatcccagcatttggggaggctgaggtaggactgcttgagcctgggagttcaagaccagcctaggcaacatagtgagaccccatatccacaaaaaatttaaaaaaggagtttGTGTTCCTGTAGTAGcatacttgggaagttgaggtggcagtatcacttgagcccgggagttcaaggctaaagtgagctgattgagccattgcaccccagcctgagcgacagagagatatgctgtctcaaaggaaatacaaactaaaaaacCAGCCGGACatgctggcgtgtgcctgtagtctcagctacttgggacactgaagtgggaggatcgcttgagcccaggagttcaaggctgccgtgagctatgattgtgcctctgcagtccagcctgggcgactgcaGACTGCAGGACTtttttaaagaccctgtctcttaaaaaaaaaaaaatcttagataaGAGGATGCTGTGCCTCCCTGGGGGTCTTCAGTCACCCATGGTCCTGGCAAGAGAGGAGGGCCAGGAGAGAGCTTCACCCACCTGCTGTCCTGCCCATGTGACATCCGCAGGTGCTGCCATGGCCACGACTGATGTTACACTCGAGCTGAGGAGGCCGGCTGCAGCCCCAAGACAGAGCGCTACTCCTGGCAGTGCGTCAATCAGAGCGTCCTGTGCGATGAGTCCCCAGCAGCACCATGCCACCCACCCCGAGTATCCCCTGGGCACCCTGGCATAGCCAGATGACTTCCGTGCCCCTGTTGCAATAACCACTGCTTCCAAGTCTCTGTAGACCACCCCTTGGGTATATCTCATgtaagtgatatttattttatttattttttgagtcagagtctcactctgtcacccaggctagagtgtgctgacgtgatcttggctcactacaacctctgcctcctgggttcaagcgattctcatgcctcagcctcccaagtggctaggactacagacatgcaccatcacgcccagctaatttttgtatttttttcagtagaggtggggtttccccaagttggccgggctggtctcaaactccccacctcaagtgctctgcccgcctcggcctcccaaagtgctgggattacaggcatgagccatggtgtctggccctaatgtgagtgatctttaacactgagcacttgaaaaagaaaaccctgaagaaaCCTAATTATTCGATGTCTGGACGACAAGGAAGAAGATAGAAATGGCATCAGATAATAAACAGTGTAAATGTTTGTTTATCAGAAAGGGGCTGGTGGTCGGGAcaagtaggaggatcgcttgagtccaggagtgcatctctacaaaaaagttaaaggattttttaacattggccaggcgtggtggcacatatctgtgatcccagctacttgggaggctgaggcaggaggattgcttgaagcccaggaggttgaggctgcagtgagctgtgatcgagccactgcactccagcctgggtgacacagcaaaatccagtctcaaaaaaaaaaataataatattttacataaccaACCActtctaaagattaaaaaaaaacccctatGATTAAAAACCTCAGGTCCCTCAGGCAATCATACCAGATATCGAAACAAAGCAATAACATAAGGActgcagtatttattttatttttatattatttatttattctttgttagtttttggagtgtgggttttgttttgttttttgaattttttattttgttctactcGGTTTTATTcttattgctcaggcttgagtgcactGGCCTCTTCTCAgctcaacctccgcctcttgggttcggGTAATGATGGTTCCACGTCAGCGgccctccgcctcttgggtttgcGTGACGGTTCCACGTCACCGaccctccgcctcttgggttcggGTGATGATGGTTCCACGTCAGCGgccctccgcctcttgggtttgcGTGACGGTTCCACATCACCGaccctccgcctcttgggttcggGTGATGATGGTTCCACGTCAGCGgccctccgcctcttgggtttgcGTGACGGTTCCACGTCACCGaccctccgcctcttgggttcggGAGGTGGTTCCATCTCAGCCgccctctgcctcttgggtttgcgtggtttttctgcctcagcctcctgagtagctaagggaggtgtcttgagattatcatcggctgagggtggaagcggcccccgcagacgctcggcaggtgtcttgatattatcatctgctgagggtggagctgagggtggaaggggagtgagctgacgctcggaaggtgtcttgagattatcatccgctgagggtggaagcggcccccgcagacgctcggcaggtgtcttgatattatcatctgctgagggtggagctgagggtggaaggggagtgagctgacgctcggaaggtgtcttgagattatcatccgctgagggtggaagcggcccccgcagacgctcggcaggtgtcttgatattatcatctgctgagggtggagctgagggtggaaggggagtgagctgacgctcggaaggtgtcttgagattatcatccgctgagggtggaagcggcccccgcagacgctcggcaggtgtcttgatattatcatctgctgagggtggagctgagggtggaaggggagtgagctgacgctcggaaggtgtcttgagattatcatccgctgagggtggaagcggcccccgcagacgctcggcaggtgtcttgatattatcatctgctgagggtggagctgagggtggaaggggagtgagctgacgctcggaaggtgtcttgagattatcatccgctgagggtggaagcggcccccgcagacgctcggcaggtgtcttgatattatcatctgctgagggtggagctgagggtggaaggggagtgagctgacgctcggaaggtgtcttgagattatcatccgctgagggtggaagcggcccccgcagacgctccccgcagacgctcggcaggtgtcttgatattatcatctgctgagggtggagctgagtgtggaaggggagtgagctgacgctcggaaggtgtcttgagattatcatccgctgagggtggaagcggcccccgcagacgctcggcaggtgtcttgatattatcatctgctgagggtggagctgagggtggaaggggagtgagctgacgctcggaaggtgtcttgagattatcatccgctgagggtggaagcggcccccgcagacgctcggcaggtgtcttgatattatcatctgctgagggtggagctgagggtggaaggggagtgagctgacgctcggaaggtgtcttgagattatcatccgctgagggtggaagcggcccccgcagacgctcggcaggtgtcttgatattatcatctgctgagggtggagctgagggtggaaggggagtgagctgacgctcggaaggtgtcttgagattatcatcggCTGATGGTGGAAGCGGAATCCGCAGACGCTCAGCAGGTatcttgatattatcatctgctgagggtggagctgagggtggaaggggagtgagctgacgctcggaaggtgtcttgagattatcatccgctgagggtggaaggcaGGTGTCTTGATGttatcatctgctgagggtggagctgagggtggaaggggagtgagctgacgctcggaaggtgtcttgagattatcatccgctgagggtggaagcggcccccgcagacgctcggcaggtgtcttgatattatcatctgctgagggtggagctgagggtggaaggggagtgagctgacgctcggaaggtgtcttgagattatcatccgctgagggtggaagcggcccccgcagacgctcggcaggtgtcttgatattatcatctgctgagggtggagctgagggtggaaggggagtgagctgacgctcggaaggtgtcttgagattatcatccgctgagggtggaagcggcccccgcagacgctcggcaggtgtcttgatattatcatctgctgagggtggagctgagggtggaaggggagtgagctgacgctcggaaggtgtcttgagattatcatccgctgagggtggaagcggcccccgcagacgctcagcaggtgtcttgatattatcatctgctgagggtggagctgagggtggaaggggagtgagctgacgctcggaaggtgtcttgagattatcatccgctgagggtggaagcggcccccgcagacgctcggcaggtgtcttgatattatcatctgctgagggtggagctgagggtggaaggggagtgagctgacgctcggaaggtgtcttgagattatcatccgctgagggtggaaggggatggAGCAGACACTCGGCacgtgtcttgagattatcatccgctgagggtggagctgagggtagagctgagggtggaaggggagtgagcagaCACTCGGGAGGTGTCTTGAGtttatcatccgctgagggtggaaggggagtgaggagACACTCAggaggtgtcttgagattatcatccgctgagggtggaaggggagtgagcacACACTCgggaggtgtcttgagattatcatccgctgagggtggaaggggagtgagcacACACTCgggaggtgtcttgagattatcatccgctgagggtggaaggggagtgagcagaCACTCGGGAGGTGTCTTGAGGCTCAGGGAGTTATCAGTTATAGAATGTTGTTGAGTTGGAGGAGGTGGCTGGTGGCCCatcctgttttttaaagtttcagctgTGAGGTAGGGCCAGTAGGGCAATCCTGAAGAATGACGATGCTCCGCTGCCGCCATTCTGACCTGTAGGGCCAAAGGAGGGAATGTTTTCACACATATTCATTTGATGGACAAAATTACCGCCACCAACACAGTCTGCACCTTCTGTTGCTGGTGATAGATTTTTGCACCTTTCCATCCTCCAGGTTTCAAAATAGAAGTATCAGTGTCATAATATCACCCTTCCACTGAGTACTGCCAACAGCTGGAGGGTAAAGGAAAGTCATTGGGACACACTGTTGTCTCCACATGCCACTGTGTCTGTCTGCAAATGTAGGCAGGCTGGGGTCCTGCCCCAGGGAAGACAGAGTCATAACAGAGTAATAAAGAAGCATGTTTGAGACACAGGAGTGTCTATGTCTATCCTCATTCCTCCCTCACAGCCATCACCAGAGCATGTTTCTTGCACCAGGTCAACAGACAGTAAGAGACAGTAAGAGAGGCATGAAAAGCCCACTGTCCACACATGTTGCAGCTTCTTTTTGGAGAATGTTTTCCAGGCCTTTTATGTTCTGTCTCTGATTCTCAGAACTCTGCAAGGTCAGTGTGACCACCCTGCTCCAAATCTAAGAAAACAGaggtttccagaggaaggagaaattgtgcccagggtcacacagcttgcAAGAGGCAGAGTGGAAGTTGATTCCAGCTCTGCCTGCAGGACCCTCTCATTTCCCCTCTGTTTCCCTTCTTGACAAAGGATCTTCTTCACTCTGGAGGTGCCACCCATGAGAACAAAGAGCTCTGGAGAGATGTGGATTCCTGAAGAGCTGCAGGGGAACTGGGAGAGGGTTTTCTGACAGAACAATCTCACCTCAAGAAGTCACTTAGGCATGgctgtaatatttcttttcactCCCAGGTAATACCAAATTGTAAGTGCACTAGGACATAAAGAATACTTTTGTCCATGGAAAAATGAGGTGGGAATTCTAaacaaagcaagttttaaaactgtgtttcaCTTCAAGTGTACAAGTCCCATCACGTGTAATCATAGGACTCGGCAGCTTTTGAAGGTACAGAGGCCACACAAGAACCAGCTTAGCTGAGCATCATTTAAGGCCTTCATTTGGAATTGTCCCTGTGGGTAATAAGTTACATTCACTCTTCACTAGTTTACAGTCAGGGCCCATCTGCTATTACAAATACGGAACCTCTGACACTTAGAATATTAGATCAGGGGCCCCACTGGGTGGGGATGAAGGTGTTTTTGCGCAACACGGTTACCAACAGGGATGGGACTGTGATGCTTGTAGGCAGCCTTTCTCTCTGCCATCTCCCTCTGCAGGGCTTGAGCACAGAGCTGTAGGGAGAAAAATGTATCCATGTCCTGACCTGGCAGACTATGTccaaaagcaaggaaaacaaGCAAACTTACCCAGTTGCAAAGAGCCTTTCTTGCAGAAGGGGGGATCTGAAAAAGCCAACACATGAGAAATTGAATGTTGAGAGAGTCTAAGGGCCGTGGCATCATCTGCATCAGCACTGAACTATCCTGCAACTGCAGGGAGGAAGCTCCTTACTTTGCATTTGTGGTAGTCCTCTGCTCGCCGCCGCAACTCTTGCGCACGTTGAAACATTTTCCTATGGATTACAATCACTTTCATCAGATAAAGCACCACTTTCAGGATGATTTTAAATAATCTGCCATGTTTCTGTTATCCTCACAACTGTACCCTTACACAATCTATCTCTACCTAGAAAACGTATTTCAGATGGCTAGAAGAGTACAGTCTGAGCCGgtcacggtggctgacgcctgtaatcccagcactctgggagggcggggcggatggatcacgaggtcaggagattgagaccattgtggctaatatggtgaaaccccttctctactaaaaatacaaaaaattagccaggcgtggtggcaggcacctgtaatcccagctactcgggaggctgaggcaggggaatcacttgaacctgggaggcggaggttgcagtgagccaagatcacgtcattgcactccagcctgggtgacacagcgagactccatctcagaaaaacaaaaacaaaaacaaaaaaactgtacagTCTGATCCAAACTGTTGCTGTATTGATTCCTCCTCTTGCTTACTGCCTGCTGACTTCTGAGATGATAGTTTCCTTCCCCATTCTCAGTACATCCCTAATTCATCcttcattgagcatcttttatcaTAAAGCTGTATTCTCTTTGTATTAATATCCTTACCGTGTTTCACAGGGCAGAAACAGCTGGGCTTATAAACAGGCATAGTCCTTTTGAAGGATGTGGTTGATCCTACAACAACACACTTTCCTAAGGATGACAACAACTCACCCCACCCCTAGAATGGCTGGTATGAACCGAGTTTCCACACAGTCTAGCTGGCAATGGGGTCAGGAGACGTTTTGCTACTTCACATCTTTTGGTCACTGGTAAATATTAAggtactttgttttctgttttgtgaactctctctcgctctctctcacGATATGTCTTCTGACcgtttgtttctatttctgcatttacTGGGTCTAAATACTGTACAAAGGTTAAAAACAACACTCCAATGGGCGTTTCCCAAGAGGGTGGGGTACAGTTTCTGAACTCACTTGTAGGTGTGTATTTCTTTCATATCcaatttcccattttcctctgcctctgaTACCTGCCTCTCCTTTTCTGCATGCTCACATTCTTTCACGCTTAGTTTCCTCAGATTAGAAGGGagagaaatgcacacacatgATCCACCAGCCCGTGTGGGATTCCCTCTGCCCTTCTGGCATCTGAAGGCTGTGATTCAAAGATTCCCCCCTGCAACCTTCCCACAAATGAACCAACTGATTCTCACAACCGAAGGGAGAATTGACACCTCCCATTGAGGGACAAAAAAAAGTCACACTCTGGCCTGCTGGCAAGTCACCTGTCATTTCCAGCTCATCTTCATAGTTCCATAGTTAGTCCTATTCTTTAGTAAATATAAAGACTATTAAAAGCTTCTATGAGGTGCACTATGTGTGTCTCTGGGGTCAGTCTTGTGCTTGACACAGCGAAAGCTCATTTTAGTTCAGTGTGAAAAACCAGACCTCACCAATTCATCACAACTAACTCCATCGGAAGCAGAGGATTGCTCCTCATCTGACTCCTCCTGTGTGAGACCTGATTCTCAGTCAGAGGCTGATGCCGGAACTGAGACCATCAGCCATAGAGAGATCCTTCCAGAATAACCCCGCAGTTCACTACTGCACTTTGCCATGATTCAGGACTGGAACTCTTGTCATCAACTTTAAAGATCCTGGTTGAGAGAAAAGGCAATCTGAATGCTGGGCGCATCTATTGAATTAGAAATGATCGGAATGGCTCCTAAGTCAGGGTGTTATGTCCTGAAAATAGGTGACAACGGCAAACCATCCACCCTGGTGTTGACTGACTTTAACAAGGTTCAGTTCACAGAGATTGAGGGCAGAAAAAGGAAACGGCCTAAAAAGGGTAAGTTTGCTGTGTTGCCCTCACACCACTTGATTCATGGTCCTGATCCTAAGGATCTCACCTGATACTTGGCTTTATAGGAAGGATGTGTAAAATTCCCAGAACGCTAGGAAACAGGGGCGAAAACACTTCAAAGAGAAAGTTAATGAACTTGTTTCTGACCACAAGGCATCCTTCAGCACATGCTGTCTGGAGTGGCCTCAAACAAGgagtgtgtggtgtggtgctgagaatgcAATGGGAGCAGGGTCCTGTCCCCACGCTAAAGAAGCTCACAGCTTAATGCAAATGAGAAGCCAGTGAGGACATCACTACTCCTGCTGTGCACTTGGGaactagaaacacaaaacctgACTCTGGAGGGAAGCTAAGGAAGCATTCTACTCTTGAGTTGACATAAGTGCATCTGAAGCTTCTGATCTCCAATGAGAACAATGGGGGACACCAAACAGAATATAAAACCCATGATTGAATACATCAAATTGCTAACATGGCAGTAAACAGACATGAGGTGAAGATGGAGAAGAAGGAAACCCAGGACGAAAGTCAGCCTCGCATTTGGAACCCATTTCCCTGAGTTTCATTGCTGAATTCCAGAAGGAACTACTGAGATGCAAAGAAGCACAGCAGCTTTTGCACACATGCGTGGGATTAGATGGAAAACAAGTGGATTGAGGGTCTGCCAATGAAAGCGACCCATACTGAAGTCCGCTGGCTCTGGTTGAGACCCAGAAGAGTCATGCATCAGAATAAAGGTGGACAGGAAATACCCTGGCCTTTGTAGGGACTGAGCCTGCACCGACGACTTCAATTGCAGCTTGTATGGAGGACCCCTGACCATCCCCCAGAAGTAGACTCCCATCTCTTCTGCAGCAAGATAACATGCTACTAGGCCTCAATTCATtgctaaacattttttaacaagtatctcacatttaacaaaaaaagatcaGTCATATGGCAGCAAAATACAATGTCATATGACCAAAACATGAAAGACTGTGAAAATGAATCTGGAGGTGACCCAAGCATTGAATTCAAcaatccaggctgggtgcggtgg containing:
- the NPIPB4 gene encoding nuclear pore complex-interacting protein family member B4 isoform X6; the protein is MVKLSIVLTPQFLSHDQGQLTKELQQHVKSVTCPCEYLRKVINTLADHHHRGTDFGGSPWLHVIIAFPTSYKVVITLWIVYLWVSLLKTIFWSRNGHDGSTDVQQRAWRSNRRRQEGLRSICMHTKKRVSSFRGNKIVLKDVITLRRHVETKVRAKIRKRKVTTKINHHDKINGKRKTARKQKMFQRAQELRRRAEDYHKCKIPPSARKALCNWVRMAAAEHRHSSGLPYWPYLTAETLKNRMGHQPPPPTQQHSITDNSLSLKTPPECLLTPLPPSADDNLKTPPECVLTPLPPSADDNLKTPPECVLTPLPPSADDNLKTPPECLLTPLPPSADDKLKTPPECLLTPLPPSALPSAPPSADDNLKTRAECLLHPLPPSADDNLKTPSERQLTPLPPSAPPSADDNIKTPAERLRGPLPPSADDNLKTPSERQLTPLPPSAPPSADDNIKTPAERLRGPLPPSADDNLKTPSERQLTPLPPSAPPSADDNIKTPAERLRGPLPPSADDNLKTPSERQLTPLPPSAPPSADDNIKTPAERLRGPLPPSADDNLKTPSERQLTPLPPSAPPSADDNIKTPAFHPQRMIISRHLPSVSSLPFHPQLHPQQMIISRYLLSVCGFRFHHQPMIISRHLPSVSSLPFHPQLHPQQMIISRHLPSVCGGRFHPQRMIISRHLPSVSSLPFHPQLHPQQMIISRHLPSVCGGRFHPQRMIISRHLPSVSSLPFHPQLHPQQMIISRHLHLPSVCGERLRGPLPPSADDNLKTPSERQLTPLPPSAPPSADDNIKTPAERLRGPLPPSADDNLKTPSERQLTPLPPSAPPSADDNIKTPAERLRGPLPPSADDNLKTPSERQLTPLPPSAPPSADDNIKTPAERLRGPLPPSADDNLKTPSERQLTPLPPSAPPSADDNIKTPAERLRGPLPPSADDNLKTPSERQLTPLPPSAPPSADDNIKTPAERLRGPLPPSADDNLKTPSERQLTPLPPSAPPSADDNIKTPAERLRGPLPPSADDNLKTPPLATQEAEAEKPRKPKRQRAAEMEPPPEPKRRRVGDVEPSRKPKRRRAADVEPSSPEPKRRRVGDVEPSRKPKRRRAADVEPSSPEPKRRRVGDVEPSRKPKRRRAADVEPSLPEPKRRRLS
- the NPIPB4 gene encoding nuclear pore complex-interacting protein family member B4 isoform X5, whose amino-acid sequence is MVKLSIVLTPQFLSHDQGQLTKELQQHVKSVTCPCEYLRKVINTLADHHHRGTDFGGSPWLHVIIAFPTSYKVVITLWIVYLWVSLLKTIFWSRNGHDGSTDVQQRAWRSNRRRQEGLRSICMHTKKRVSSFRGNKIVLKDVITLRRHVETKVRAKIRKRKVTTKINHHDKINGKRKTARKQKMFQRAQELRRRAEDYHKCKIPPSARKALCNWVRMAAAEHRHSSGLPYWPYLTAETLKNRMGHQPPPPTQQHSITDNSLSLKTPPECLLTPLPPSADDNLKTPPECVLTPLPPSADDNLKTPPECVLTPLPPSADDNLKTPPECLLTPLPPSADDKLKTPPECLLTPLPPSALPSAPPSADDNLKTRAECLLHPLPPSADDNLKTPSERQLTPLPPSAPPSADDNIKTPAERLRGPLPPSADDNLKTPSERQLTPLPPSAPPSADDNIKTPAERLRGPLPPSADDNLKTPSERQLTPLPPSAPPSADDNIKTPAERLRGPLPPSADDNLKTPSERQLTPLPPSAPPSADDNIKTPAERLRGPLPPSADDNLKTPSERQLTPLPPSAPPSADDNIKTPAERLRGPLPPSADDNLKTPSERQLTPLPPSAPPSADDNIKTPAFHPQRMIISRHLPSVSSLPFHPQLHPQQMIISRYLLSVCGFRFHHQPMIISRHLPSVSSLPFHPQLHPQQMIISRHLPSVCGGRFHPQRMIISRHLPSVSSLPFHPQLHPQQMIISRHLPSVCGGRFHPQRMIISRHLPSVSSLPFHPQLHPQQMIISRHLPTSAGSVCGGRFHPQRMIISRHLPSVSSLPFHPQLHPQQMIISRHLPSVCGGRFHPQRMIISRHLPSVSSLPFHPQLHPQQMIISRHLPSVCGERLRGPLPPSADDNLKTPSERQLTPLPPSAPPSADDNIKTPAERLRGPLPPSADDNLKTPSERQLTPLPPSAPPSADDNIKTPAERLRGPLPPSADDNLKTPSERQLTPLPPSAPPSADDNIKTPAERLRGPLPPSADDNLKTPPLATQEAEAEKPRKPKRQRAAEMEPPPEPKRRRVGDVEPSRKPKRRRAADVEPSSPEPKRRRVGDVEPSRKPKRRRAADVEPSSPEPKRRRVGDVEPSRKPKRRRAADVEPSLPEPKRRRLS